From the genome of Bactrocera oleae isolate idBacOlea1 chromosome 2, idBacOlea1, whole genome shotgun sequence, one region includes:
- the LOC106623390 gene encoding ATP-binding cassette sub-family G member 8, which translates to MELSNFNASKKISREERRYSVPHGPHTPQPPAASEDLHAWSIYRQNLNSDFTDSALGSSDKSPLPYGNFQLRDTTVQSILNHPRYGPKSPLGSNMYTYLKFGLPRVFPPNAGSQRSHRPPGPGPGGVRGRVNRGFRDSSGVPPAGSSGYDSSDNETTRSRVPPNLRKYRSESDFRAIGGIPSSRPESRAQGVPMTALRQANSRASIAVGTHINTHHYMPNGKHYGHRSHSEADLLAGGADVIGYDYGESRIYGTSRNRNSDHPNGGHANYIMSSRKHSSIGLVYPNIQVHCLDVNPCLRGVSLQAKAGDLFAIMATSQREGTALTECLAGLHERMGGEILINGQQINRRGLRELCSYVPALRISSLDPRMSVQCTLNFHAALRGPLDRTDLKERMDVLIEDLGLTTVRASNVSSLTHSEKQRLSVACQLLAQSSLLILDQITSNMDIFDTFFLVEYLRQWASGGRIVIMTLQPPTFEILSMCSSVLLLSGGRTVFSGSRSDLPRHMGELGYPCPPFKNPADYYLDLVTLDDLSAAAMLESSARIESLANSWDQINSEPPLAAPPASLPNFTRKAGFWGQMKALIKRFAAYKQPGSLLTWISKLIAAAVLSLCIGCIFWDVPASDPQLTYNDRFGYHHCVMAVVYWPLLLLTIRDAQEDRRHAERDIRLGLYSRGLYFTIQCLLGLFPSLCIWLAYLLPAHSMAGLYTYSTSSDAGIYLYMGYMLLYLTVIQTLGLFCAHLMPCKVSATIFNALITLGLTAVGGYAVHPRDLSKLWSWSQLISPEKWLLPVLVQDEYSADTLTNSAGLQLCRNKQVQHQEIIVQQPCPPPNGTHVLADFQLLPRNHILDPSETYEQTTTLALVLASVILFVVTFFVFVCNCRNTFRKKQKRM; encoded by the exons ATGGAGTTAAGCAATTTCAATGCATCGAAAAAGATATCGCGCGAAGAGCGCCGATATTCAGTACCTCACGGCCCCCACACACCACAGCCGCCGGCGGCCTCAGAGGACTTGCATGCTTGGTCGATATATAG ACAAAATCTCAACTCCGACTTCACCGACTCTGCTTTGGGCTCATCGGACAAATCACCGCTGCCATATGGAAATTTCCAGTTACGCGACACCACAGTGCAATCAATTCTCAATCATCCGCGCTACGGACCGAA ATCCCCCTTGGGAtcaaatatgtacacatatttgaaATTTGGACTGCCGCGCGTATTTCCACCTAATGCCGGTTCGCAGCGTTCGCACCGACCGCCAGGCCCAGGACCGGGTGGTGTGCGCGGTCGTGTTAATCGTGGCTTCCGCGATAGTTCAGGTGTGCCGCCAGCAGGTTCATCAGGCTACGATAGTAGTGACAACGAAACAACGCGCAGTCGAGTGCCGCCCAACTTGAG AAAATACCGCAGCGAGTCGGACTTCCGTGCCATTGGCGGCATACCAAGCTCACGTCCCGAATCACGCGCACAAGGTGTACCAATGACGGCACTGCGACAAGCGAATAGCCGTGCAAGTATAGCTG TGGGTACACACATTAATACACATCACTATATGCCGAATGGCAAACATTATGGTCATCGTTCGCACAGTGAAGCCGATTTGTTGGCCGGTGGCGCTGACGTCATCGGTTATGACTACGGAGAGTCACGTATCTACGGCACATCGCGCAATCGCAATTCAGACCATCCAAACGGTGGACACGCCAACTACATTATGTCCAGTAGGAAACATTCGAGTATTGGGCTCGTCTATCCCAATATACAGGTGCATTGTCTGGATGTGAATCCATGTCTACGCGGAGTTTCGTTACAAGCTAAGGCAGGCGATTTATTCGCTATAATGGCAACGTCGCAACGTGAAGGCACAGCGTTGACAGAGTGCCTGGCGGGTTTACACGAGCGTATGGGTGGTGAAATTCTCATCAATGGCCAACAAATCAATAGACGCGGCTTACGCGAGTTGTGCAGTTATGTGCCGGCGTTAAGAATATCCTCGCTGGATCCGCGTATGAGCGTGCAATGTACTTTGAATTTCCATGCCGCATTAAGAGGACCGCTAGATCGAACGGACCTCAAGGAAAGG ATGGATGTGCTAATAGAGGATCTAGGTTTGACTACGGTGCGCGCCTCAAATGTGTCTTCCCTTACACACTCTGAGAAGCAGCGTCTAAGCGTCGCTTGTCAATTGCTCGCACAGTCGTCGCTGCTCATACTCGATCAGATTACTAGTAATATGGATATCTTCGACACATTCTTTCTGGTGGAATATTTGCGGCAATGGGCAAGTGGTGGACGCATTGTAATCATGACGCTACAGCCGCCCACATTTGAGATACTATCAATGTGTTCCAGTGTACTGCTATTATCAGGCGGGCGAACTGTCTTCTCCGGCAGCCGTTCTGATTTACCACGACACATGGGCGAGTTGGGCTATCCGTGTCCGCCCTTTAAGAATCCAGCCGACTATTATT TGGATTTAGTTACATTGGATGACCTGTCAGCCGCTGCCATGCTGGAGTCATCGGCACGCATCGAATCACTGGCCAATTCGTGGGATCAAATCAACTCTGAACCGCCGCTTGCAGCACCACCGGCATCATTGCCCAACTTCACAAGGAAAGCAGGTTTCTGGGGACAGATGAAAGCTTTAATAAAACGCTTTGCCGCCTACAAACAACCAGGTTCGCTGCTCACCTGGATCAGTAAGTTGATTGCGGCGGCGGTGCTTTCACTTTGCATCGGTTGCATTTTCTGGGATGTACCCGCATCAGATCCACAACTCACCTACAACGATCGCTTTGGTTATCACCACTGCGTTATGGCGGTGGTCTACTGGCCATTGCTACTCTTGACCATACGCGACGCGCAAGAGGATCGACGACATGCCGAGCGCGATATACGCTTGGGTCTTTATTCGCGCGGTCTCTACTTTACAATACAG TGCCTTTTGGGACTGTTTCCGAGCCTTTGCATCTGGCTGGCCTACTTGCTGCCGGCGCACAGCATGGCAGGGTTATATACCTATTCGACCAGCAGCGATGCTGGCATCTATCTCTACATGG GTTATATGCTGCTTTATCTCACCGTCATACAAACCCTTGGCCTTTTCTGCGCTCACCTAATGCCCTGCAAGGTGTCCGCTACTATTTTCAATGCACTTATCACGCTGGGCCTGACTGCTGTGGGCGGTTACGCTGTACATCCGCGCGATCTCTCAAAATTGTGGTCCTGGTCACAGCTGATATCACCCGAGAAATGGTTGCTACCTGTTCTGGTGCAGGACGAATACAGCGCAGACACGCTAACCAACTCGGCGGGTCTACAGCTTTGTCGCAACAAGCAG GTGCAACATCAGGAGATCATCGTGCAGCAGCCGTGCCCACCACCGAACGGCACCCATGTGCTAGCCGACTTTCAGCTGCTGCCGCGCAATCACATACTCGATCCGAGCGAGACGTACGAGCAGACCACCACTCTAGCTCTGGTGTTGGCCTCGGTAATACTCTTCGTAGTGACCTTTTTCGTTTTCGTGTGCAATTGTCGCAATACTTTCCGCAAGAAACAGAAGCGCatgtaa